In the genome of Phaeodactylum tricornutum CCAP 1055/1 chromosome 20, whole genome shotgun sequence, one region contains:
- a CDS encoding predicted protein → MQSSGSLLLALVVATASISKVQGDQGQAVDLSSFVLKHGPCFHTKIQQDGDDDGNSFFYNGSYRAQYNRYASFFMCKSGQCDYTQEYVVGLDDYLQTMTNYLDNMCQSCANNCRRVLEDKQNNQQDQIDADWQVNCNTCANDCAMVWKAQNEDNESNYLECQFSYQVNDISYYSAPQCRNGRVVIGHFYDNECSVKTGKDFKQEFSYFYFQTMESIKVDCSSGLCDNLYGEALSCVNGYAESGNDDTKLCKAAVEASKIRTYYKKPWFKKLHVKRFFFFVLSMGFSLSFLTYIYFVRHRRAKIPLANLDGSNLPELT, encoded by the coding sequence ATGCAATCAAGTGGGTCACTGTTGCTGGCGCTCGTCGTGGCTACCGCTTCTATTTCGAAGGTCCAGGGAGACCAAGGGCAGGCCGTCGATCTTTCCAGTTTCGTGTTGAAGCACGGTCCTTGCTTCCACACCAAGATCCAGCAAGacggagacgacgatggcaACTCATTCTTCTATAATGGTTCGTACCGCGCTCAATACAACCGGTACGCATCCTTTTTCATGTGCAAAAGTGGTCAGTGCGACTACACCCAAGAATATGTAGTCGGTCTCGATGATTACCTCCAGACGATGACGAACTACCTCGACAACATGTGCCAGTCCTGCGCGAACAACTGTCGTCGCGTACTGGAAGACAAGCAGAATAACCAGCAAGACCAAATAGATGCGGACTGGCAGGTCAATTGCAATACGTGTGCGAATGACTGCGCCATGGTTTGGAAGGCCCAAAACGAAGATAACGAGAGTAACTACTTGGAGTGTCAGTTTTCCTACCAAGTAAACGACATTTCTTACTATTCGGCACCTCAGTGTCGGAATGGGCGAGTTGTGATTGGGCATTTTTACGATAACGAATGCTCCGTCAAGACTGGCAAAGATTTCAAGCAGGAATTTTCGTACTTCTACTTTCAGACCATGGAATCTATCAAGGTTGATTGCTCGTCCGGTCTCTGCGATAACCTCTACGGCGAAGCACTTTCATGCGTGAACGGCTACGCGGAAagcggcaacgacgacacgaaGCTATGTAAGGCCGCGGTGGAAGCCAGTAAGATTCGGACTTACTACAAGAAGCCTTGGTTCAAAAAGCTTCACGTCAAgagatttttcttttttgttttgtcCATGGggttttccttgtctttTCTGACGTACATATACTTCGTCCGCCATCGCCGAGCAAAAATTCCGCTGGCCAATTTGGACGGGAGCAATTTGCCAGAATTGACCTAG
- a CDS encoding predicted protein, whose translation MSKPRPIHTLHREIRTSPDESEPAFSYEEQRTGFLHREDEVAEDFHQRYAVHSKSRRDSGGGNSNASAGGNGTSTGGGSFWRTSEAGSTGPAFASVHMNSGKDQYTSNSARKSTGVLGAALESHDSTDSVERGQSDSSHATPTAATGTALHSLWNGGPNSLHGTTPHEILRRKESSMSVCSNASWETITTSTTTKPVLAKKKKEKLVDKQRAADRRQKWDSQSAIIDASIATGPASAGGGQNGDSNSATTIMTTPKVVVVAPPNFSEMTHGSSLERSSSDQSTGSLLYGKTPHSGSLLGKSSSLIFPTGVDANAEADSEADNLKRRKINLLLDQCESVRFPFNKKKLVLNNMSLTAADLPLQYLVGTSLGNTLHKLSLTGNRLGSVPAKLVQHLPFLKHLDISQCELHQLPDKWNLPQLKRLNVSHNRLRDFPEEGILEGLPELQELNMYGNKVAEIIIHHNTTVLSKLEILNLGYNDLAYLPDDLDQLKALKTLKVMNNFLEKVPMRVCEMELKLIDVSSNPVIQPPQETCDRGICSMRRYYHCLRMEEQSKQRALEEVQKKAQKGKKAVPKKKCYGGFMKSLTKPSRKNTDDSAMANSVGPVQSGAHLDDGHYVNEQGAFALKVAPMERDTSSVDLGKERSLQQRLTSESSEEVVESVAASSPVVDAYDQVTVNDTLKVIFVGMAMVGKTSMIKRLIGGEAASVPTHDQRTVGVDIYQWNPKEDVRFEHIDSRIEFQDEELSAACGDVDVKFSVWDFAGQHVYHATHELFFSSRALYVLVWDMGAMNRDTMKRKGSLLEDSETGAFKLSYDSSDDESVGDCDDDNFAVEEEARRADRALERDIDEKVQFWVDCIQSSSPGAAILPVSSFADYFAGDDCEGEAKRRCNMLKNRLLKHERRRIKGIKKRLKDYVDQNRADDPAALRLRKLLCPYTRPKLIFGNDEDSVVRVSGTQYTGFDRLTSKIIDIASGRDKGQWRYPIFHGHVGARIPRMRLEVREAVTHMRSKFMVVEWGYFINQLRDRGLTSVEDISDALHFLTNIGELSYFGGVMTTKDQVANPIKKKSDKGSENDQGEKGSMARERCDGNDSDVDDTDPDTAVLSMDDTSITAQSTADGSLSTVDDFMSSSLSQFVFLNPRWLVTAVACILRHDLDREIKETRRMTSIGQGRRLARDTSFYDAQMNCPVITAEDACLLWQTKGITKRAAERAQKYSNNMTVTPFEFLQLLLIRFGVFVPIDLSIDKAFLGGHEYAQLVDSLCGHAPTPEEVEIIVDSDEVAPKAEFFFLPSLLGSSEPAEAWTYKNTDSWKTTLCHSILFPDGVPPGLMERLTAGVLSSIYAVAHRKNVSGQDFLGNDIATYEGKLTVKEVLCWRTAFLLKLGTQVTAGDGSSKESIVEIIALLADRDSHLCVGSAYMGIGMRRLIVSGRGQVGDGGRKIWKGGYLLVLKCVRRVMDQYGGLEYEKQAFCPECLAKKGVSEASSWEFNSIRSSVLNGEGNIRCQHGHRVDTPLVAGPIDVFPKAKQEAFTQPSESGLDSSVPVQDLLRAIVVVGLWDGKERKIIRVGSGFIVDRKHGLIVTASHTLMNIWGDKNTPFGENYYGLRQGKVVIGVIPREKEGGDAGNKDMAVFRYFATIVAKDPSMERGECHLDACVLRITTRMEQDVGGYGDGCGDQPERLLLNNPVAMKKEKLQALKITDKCELEEQVRILGYNQGGEGRLLPGESLNRYVDFARGYVCKRFASGEESGNKVRDLFKPRQEIVVICPTIGGHSGGPCVNQQGEVIGILSRADPAENQRCYISPTSEWVALSHQTRHQLVFGVFSLSLLRTTHDDDMTVNQNHTLPDHTVSMNACQNNMITLTKRTLPQAIHRQTQRRALNILSRIVTSNAEQQRDLDSAIKTVRLHDPAGYLPGLLLPERRMQKAYYAVRGFWIESGLRFGNSAKISKHSSPEEQLKWWKQGVDAVFAGDVLTVNQNHHPTLRLLQSLSTEVPWTKQHFDDIIDGRAKDLNVKQYETVADLTRHAEQSCGTLAELVLESGEIMPDISPACHEAARLVGIAHGVTNALRLSIPVISTTGKLIIPTELTTKYGVRSPRYLLSALGQGDKVCLRAMENAVRDIVETARDNLQKARDLREAILAEPNGNKAVSVLLPGLASETFLNRLEKSQYQLTDRNLRNVGSLEHAVCASRMTLAYFQKNF comes from the exons ATGTCCAAACCCCGTCCAATTCACACCTTGCATCGCGAAATTCGTACGTCTCCGGACGAGTCGGAGCCGGCCTTCTCCTACGAAGAACAACGCACCGGCTTTTTACACCGGGAAGACGAAGTCGCCGAAGACTTTCACCAACGTTACGCCGTGCACAGTAAATCGCGGAGAGATAGTGGAGGTGGCAACAGCAATGCTAGTGCAGGGGGAAATGGCACAAGCACAGGCGGAGGCAGCTTTTGGCGAACGAGCGAAGCCGGTAGTACCGGACCCGCCTTTGCTAGCGTCCACATGAACAGCGGAAAAGATCAGTACACTAGTAACAGTGCTCGGAAATCAACGGGAGTTTTGGGAGCAGCTCTGGAGTCGCACGATTCTACCGACTCGGTAGAACGTGGACAAAGCGATTCCAGTCACGCCACTCCCACTGCTGCTACCGGAACTGCTTTGCATTCCTTG TGGAACGGTGGTCCGAATAGTTTGCACGGAACGACCCCACACGAAATTTTACGCCGCAAGGAATCTTCCATGTCGGTATGCTCTAACGCATCGTGGGAAACTATCACGACGTCGACCACCACCAAACCCGTACtagccaaaaagaaaaaggaaaaactcgTCGACAAACAGCGCGCAGCCGACCGCCGTCAAAAATGGGACTCGCAGAGCGCCATTATCGATGCTTCTATTGCTACCGGTCCTGCTTCTGCTGGTGGTGGGCAGAATGGAGACTCGAATTCTGCGACGACAATCATGACCACACCCAAggttgtggtggtggcgccACCCAACTTTTCCGAAATGACGCACGGCTCCAGTTTGGAGCGGTCGTCGAGTGATCAGTCGACGGGATCGTTACTGTACGGAAAAACGCCGCATTCCGGATCCCTGTTGGGGAAATCGAGTTCGCTCATCTTTCCGACGGGTGTCGACGCCAACGCGGAAGCCGACTCGGAAGCGGACAATTTGAAGCGCCGCAAAATTAATTTGCTCCTGGATCAGTGCGAATCGGTGCGGTTTCCCTTCAATAAAAAGAAACTGGTACTCAACAACATGAGTTTGACGGCTGCTGATTTGCCCCTGCAGTATCTCGTCGGAACCAGCCTGGGTAACACCTTACACAAACTTAGCTTGACGGGGAATCGGTTGGGATCCGTTCCCGCCAAGTTGGTCCAGCACTTACCCTTTCTGAAGCACTTGGATATTTCCCAATGCGAGTTGCACCAATTGCCAGACAAATGGAATTTGCCGCAACTCAAGCGCCTCAACGTTAGCCACAATCGATTACGGGATTTCCCCGAAGAA GGTATTTTGGAAGGCTTGCCCGAGCTGCAGGAGCTCAACATGTACGGCAACAAGGTTGCAGAAATTATCATTCATCATAATACGACAGTTTTGTCTAAGTTGGAAATCTTGAACCTCGGGTACAACGATTTGGCCTACTTGCCGGACGATCTAGATCAACTCAAGGCACTGAAGACTCTCAAAGTCATGAACAACTTTTTGGAGAAGGTTCCTATGCGTGTTTGTGAAATGGAGTTGAAATTGATCGACGTCTCTAGCAATCCTGTAATTCAACCTCCCCAAGAAACGTGTGATCGTGGCATCTGCAGCATGCGACGATACTATCACTGTTTGCGGATGGAGGAACAGTCCAAACAGCGAGCCCTGGAAGAAGTACAAAAGAAGGCacaaaaaggcaaaaaagctgtgccaaagaagaagtgTTACGGAGGCTTTATGAAATCGTTGACAAAGCCGTCACGAAAGAATACTGACGACAGTGCTATGGCGAATTCTGTTGGTCCTGTTCAGTCGGGAGCGCATCTGGATGACGGGCACTACGTAAACGAGCAAGGTGCCTTTGCTTTAAAGGTAGCGCCAATGGAAAGAGACACGTCCTCCGTTGATTtgggaaaagaaagaagtcTTCAACAACGACTAACATCAGAATCGTCTGAGGAAGTGGTCGAGTCAGTGGCAGCTTCATCGCCCGTTGTGGACGCGTACGATCAAGTGACGGTGAACGATACGCTAAAAGTGATCTTTGTTGGAATGGCAATG GTTGGAAaaacatcaatgatcaaacGTCTGATTGGAGGTGAAGCTGCGTCTGTACCAACGCATGACCAAAGAACCGTCGGTGTCGATATTTATCAATGGAATCCGAAGGAAGATGTTCGCTTTGAACATATCGATTCTCGAATCGAATTCCAGGACGAAGAACTTTCGGCAGCTTGTGGCGATGTGGATGTTAAATTTAGCGTTTGGGACTTCGCCGGGCAGCACGTTTATCACGCAACACACGAACTGTTCTTCTCTTCACGCGCGCTATACGTTCTTGTATGGGACATGGGTGCGATGAATCGAGATACAATGAAACGGAAAGGGTCCTTGCTGGAAGATAGCGAaactggggcattcaaaCTCTCGTATGACTCTTCCGATGATGAGTCTGTCGGAGATTGTGACGATGACAATTTTGCAGTGGAGGAAGAAGCACGTCGGGCTGATCGTGCCTTGGAAAGGGATATTGACGAAAAGGTGCAATTTTGGGTGGACTGTATTCAGAGCAGCTCTCCTGGTGCCGCCATACTCCCAGTATCCTCTTTTGCCGACTATTTCGCTGGTGATGATTGCGAAGGAGAGGCGAAACGCAGATGCAACATGCTGAAGAACCGTCTCTTAAAGCATGAAAGACGCCGGATCAAAGGAATCAAGAAGCGGTTGAAGGACTACGTCGATCAAAATCGTGCAGATGACCCGGCTGCATTGCGATTACGCAAACTGCTATGCCCTTATACCCGGCCGAAGCTTATTTTTGGCAATGACGAAGACAGCGTGGTACGAGTCAGTGGCACGCAATACACGGGGTTCGATCGTTTGACTTCCAAAATTATTGATATTGCCAGTGGACGGGACAAAGGGCAGTGGCGTTATCCAATTTTTCATGGCCATGTTGGGGCTCGGATTCCACGGATGCGCTTGGAAGTTCGCGAGGCGGTTACTCACATGCGTTCTAAATTCATGGTTGTTGAGTGGGGCTACTTTATTAATCAGCTACGTGATCGTGGGCTAACAAGCGTAGAAGATATAAGCGATGCTCTTCATTTTCTGACAAATATTGGCGAGCTCTCTTATTTCGGGGGTGTCATGACCACAAAAGACCAAGTCGCCAACCCAATTAAAAAG aagtcgGATAAGGGATCAGAAAATGATCAAGGAGAGAAGGGTTCCATGGCAAGGGAAAGATGCGATGGCAATGATTCTGACGTCGATGATACAGATCCTGACACAGCTGTTCTCTCTATGGATGACACAAGCATCACAGCCCAGAGCACAGCAGATGGATCGTTAAGTACTGTGGACGACTTCATGTCAAGCAGTCTTTCGCAGTTTGTCTTTTTGAATCCGAGATGGCTTGTAACGGCTGTGGCATGTATTCTACGTCATGACCTAGACCGCGAGATAAAGGAAACACGACGGATGACCTCTATTGGCCAAGGGCGTCGACTAGCACGTGATACAAGCTTTTATGATGCACAAATGAATTGCCCGGTTATTACCGCCGAAGACGCCTGTCTTTTATGGCAGACCAAAGGAATAACGAAAAGAGCCGCAGAACGAGCGCAGAAGTATTCAAACAACATGACTGTGACTCCGTTTGAGTTTTTGCAGCTATTGCTGATTCGTTTTGGTGTTTTCGTTCCCATCGATCTTAGTATCGATAAGGCTTTTCTCGGAGGACACGAATACGCCCAATTGGTTGACAGTTTATGTGGACATGCACCGACTCCGGAAGAAGTTGAAATTATCGTCGACTCTGACGAGGTTGCGCCAAAGGCtgaatttttctttttgcccAGTCTACTTGGTTCGAGTGAGCCTGCGGAGGCATGGACATACAAGAATACGGACTCCTGGAAAACGACCTTGTGCCATTCTATTTTGTTTCCCGATGGCGTCCCACCTGGCCTGATGGAACGTCTCACGGCTGGAGTTCTCAGCTCCATCTACGCCGTCGCCCATCGCAAGAACGTCTCTGGTCAAGACTTTCTGGGTAATGATATTGCGACTTACGAAGGAAAGCTTACTGTCAAAGAAGTTCTTTGCTGGCGCACTGCTTTCCTACTCAAGCTTGGCACTCAAGTTACTGCTGGCGACGGGTCTAGCAAAGAGAGCATAGTTGAGATCATTGCGCTACTTGCCGACCGCGACTCTCATCTTTGCGTTGGTTCAGCATACATGGGCATTGGAATGCGACGACTGATAGTGAGTGGCCGTGGCCAAGTAGGGGATGGGGGTCGCAAAATCTGGAAGGGAGGATATCTGCTTGTTTTGAAGTGCGTTCGCCGCGTCATGGACCAATACGGAGGTCTTGAGTACGAGAAGCAAGCTTTTTGTCCAGAATGTTTGGCTAAGAAAGGCGTCAGCGAGGCCAGCTCATGGGAGTTCAATTCTATCCGTTCGTCTGTACTGAACGGTGAAGGAAATATTCGTTGTCAGCACGGTCATCGAGTCGATACTCCACTGGTCGCTGGGCCGATTGACGTGTTCCCAAAGGCCAAGCAGGAAGCCTTCACACAGCCAAGCGAGAGTGGTTTAGATTCCAGCGTCCCTGTCCAGGACCTTCTGCGGGCGATCGTCGTTGTTGGACTCTGGGACGGTAAAGAACGCAAGATAATTCGCGTAGGTTCAGGATTTATTGTTGACCGCAAGCACGGCTTAATAGTCACGGCGAGTCACACACTCATGAATATTTGGGGCGATAAAAACACACCATTTGGGGAAAATTACTACGGTTTACGTCAAGGAAAGGTGGTGATTGGAGTCATTCCTCGGGAAAAGGAAGGCGGGGACGCAGGCAACAAAGATATGGCGGTATTTCGCTACTTTGCCACTATTGTCGCCAAAGATCCAAGTATGGAACGGGGCGAGTGTCACTTAGACGCTTGTGTACTACGCATTACAACCCGCATGGAGCAAGACGTTGGCGGATACGGAGACGGTTGCGGCGACCAGCCAGAGCGTTTGCTTCTCAACAATCCAGTAGCAATGAAGAAAGAGAAACTGCAAGCACTCAAGATTACTGACAAGTGTGAGCTAGAGGAACAGGTTCGTATTCTAGGGTATAATCAAGGCGGCGAAGGCCGTTTGTTACCAGGCGAAAGTCTCAATCGCTACGTGGACTTTGCTCGAGGCTACGTATGCAAACGATTTGCAAGCGGCGAAGAAAGCGGCAACAAAGTACGCGATCTGTTCAAACCTCGTCAAGAAATCGTTGTCATTTGTCCAACGATTGGTGGCCATTCAGGTGGACCTTGTGTGAATCAACAGGGTGAAGTTATCGGCATCTTAAGCCGTGCCGACCCTGCGGAAAACCAGCGATGCTACATTTCACCTACATCTGAATGGGTTGCACTA TCCCACCAGACACGTCACCAGCTGGTTTTTGGAGTTTTCTCACTGTCGCTACTTCGCACGACACACGACGATGACATGACCGTGAACCAGAATCACACTTTGCCAGACCACACAGTTAGCATGAATGCTTGCCAAAATAACATGATTACGCTGACGAAACGGACGCTACCGCAGGCCATACACCGGCAAACTCAGCGACGTGCGCTGAATATACTGAGCCGGATCGTAACTTCCAACGCTGAGCAACAGCGAGATTTGGATAGCGCCATCAAAACTGTGCGCCTTCACGACCCAGCTGGGTATCTCCCGGGCCTTTTGCTGCCGGAACGGCGAATGCAAAAAGCATACTACGCAGTCCGTGGCTTTTGGATTGAAAGTGGTCTAAGATTTGGAAACTCTGCAAAGATATCAAAGCACTCATCACCCGAGGAACAGCTGAagtggtggaaacaaggTGTTGACGCCGTCTTCGCTGGTGATGTGTTGACCGTGAACCAGAATCACCATCCGACTTTGCGACTCTTACAATCTCTCTCGACTGAGGTTCCTTGGACCAAACAGCATTTCGATGACATAATTGATGGAAGAGCCAAGGATTTGAATGTAAAACAATACGAAACCGTTGCGGATCTTACCAGGCATGCGGAGCAGTCTTGTGGCACTTTGGCCGAACTAGTTTTGGAAAGTGGGGAAATAATGCCCGACATTTCCCCTGCTTGTCACGAGGCTGCCCGTCTAGTCGGTATTGCTCACGGCGTAACCAATGCACTTCGTTTGAGCATTCCTGTCATCAGCACAACCGGAAAACTGATCATTCCCACGGAACTGACGACAAAATATGGCGTGCGCAGTCCCCGGTACTTACTTTCAGCGTTGGGTCAAGGTGATAAGGTCTGTTTACGAGCCATGGAAAACGCAGTACGAGACATCGTCGAGACGGCAAGAGACAACTTGCAGAAAGCCCGCGATCTACGCGAAGCGATACTAGCGGAACCAAACGGGAACAAAGCCGTTTCTGTTTTGTTACCTGGATTGGCGTCAGAGACCTTCTTGAATAGACTGGAAAAAAGTCAGTATCAGCTGACAGATCGCAACTTACGTAATGTCGGCTCTTTGGAACATGCAGTTTGTGCTTCAAGAATGACCTTGGCCTATTTCCAAAAGAACTTTTAG
- a CDS encoding predicted protein, with protein MEVDHVITILTASNLEKLIGDDERAEYEYEESNDETSTDSSSDVDSEEESSVSTTDACLDWAGHQRPESVNQNQFKGIFVSEEVQHMLAMSSSEQNIFSKMLEQDQTVRHMLRRSSEPRNNPSGNIGLIVQTILPSQRKGPTEENGKVEQNPNEKLQEILCQEGVSALPRKYDSLESFFVKVLPEMIHAYEMKLVHAVRDNNLDALFLLLDTVKSFQCCNRFGESIVHLASRRGSTEALRFLVAQGVDVRVCCDSGRNPLHDGCWSSRPNFECIQVILDEFPDLLLIQDRRGFTPLQYAPRDSWGEWNQFLDGNRSSLIPKSLT; from the coding sequence ATGGAGGTGGATCACGTAATAACGATCCTAACAGCTAGCAATCTGGAGAAGCTTATAGGCGATGACGAGAGAGCTGAGTATGAGTACGAAGAATCCAATGATGAAACTTCAACAGATTCATCCTCGGATGTCGACTCCGAAGAGGAGAGTTCTGTGTCGACAACCGATGCTTGTCTCGACTGGGCTGGCCATCAGCGACCAGAGTCGGTAAACCAGAATCAGTTCAAGGGGATTTTCGTTTCGGAAGAAGTCCAGCACATGCTGGCCATGAGCTCCAGTGAGCAAAACATTTTTAGTAAAATGCTGGAGCAAGATCAGACTGTCCGCCACATGCTGCGTCGCAGCTCGGAGCCCCGCAACAATCCTAGCGGTAACATCGGACTTATTGTTCAGACCATTTTGCCTTCCCAAAGGAAAGGACCAACTGAGGAGAATGGTAAAGTGGAGCAGAATCCCAACGAAAAGTTGCAAGAGATACTTTGCCAGGAAGGTGTTTCCGCGTTGCCAAGAAAGTATGACTCTCTGGAGTCTTTCTTTGTGAAAGTGTTGCCGGAGATGATCCATGCATATGAAATGAAATTGGTGCATGCTGTCCGCGACAATAATTTGGAtgctctttttcttctcttgGATACGGTCAAATCATTTCAGTGCTGCAATCGTTTTGGGGAGTCAATTGTGCACTTGGCATCTCGAAGGGGATCGACCGAAGCGTTGCGTTTTCTTGTGGCACAAGGAGTAGACGTAAGGGTATGTTGTGACTCGGGGCGCAATCCTTTGCATGACGGTTGCTGGAGCTCCCGGCCAAATTTTGAGTGCATTCAAGTCATATTGGATGAGTTTCCCGACTTGCTTCTTATTCAGGATAGACGAGGTTTTACGCCCCTTCAGTACGCCCCGCGCGATAGTTGGGGCGAGTGGAACCAATTTTTGGATGGAAATCGTAGTTCTTTGATCCCAAAGAGCTTGACGTAG
- a CDS encoding predicted protein, which yields MPLHQRHSITQAPSTTNGRLWKSPRKDPDKSNPDRKDSRCLSPQKQNGEPLSIVWLALVFGSLVYTAVKLHRTILPNISEHLPGSSLYADEFVARSSPSCTLWLAESIVFPGERGVFVGTATPMGQALAPPEVLLAIVDANVNEFSPWHDIARSEHTIATVLKDQPKYLSTHRLDLVIPGLSSLLGCSDEFANVILSRNTTDIGLSITSPSAGSFSHVYQDSVRAAYDLWAGEELVFPCPAHTHGHFKEEFLLPSAATRNVFSLQGRDPLWLDESQHSICIDNLIDEPTTAVSQNVGRGAFAKRGVGAGDVLTTSPVILVDRSQMQIMEHISADQSDLPSAVLQQGVEFLDKLLGYQLWTNYCFGRPESTIMLFPTSPLVNAIHHSPSKEEANVMVRWKSGSPTTTELLKQTAHEALAIPASNDVLIEYVAIRDIQPGDEIFLNYGDEWEAAWQQHVESWDPLVSHVIKPFRHEIGLPKGFIPYTWYTADPDSKGDFLPQALAPGELAPIRWNDTQEVVTPNAYRLGLDKSVRMGLLKYCDEMGITDVLRRVTGGGNSLAIDSNTIVHLNGYKWFLQRPNSKWNSNLSWLSPYDQNSHDDYLQALSASKFDAVLDAIGRSLNMDGLVAFHLTFIAVSRSTRGYLHYDLRNTGRKMYNVIIPLNLADDTGPELDLQDASDDAAIGRYRYEYDVASLTGDDAYHATSACDYRSTKEFRMAATVYVADVNEMNAESIVDGYTQYFPPTDMELLLSWAGRHWKKGGGASLPKPHPNHILSRYRE from the coding sequence ATGCCATTGCATCAACGACATTCAATTACCCAAGCACCGTCAACTACTAATGGACgcctttggaaaagtccgaGGAAGGATCCGGATAAATCGAACCCCGACCGAAAGGATTCGCGGTGTTTGTCGCCTCAGAAACAAAATGGCGAGCCGCTGAGCATCGTTTGGCTCGCCCTGGTATTCGGATCCTTAGTGTATACCGCGGTAAAGCTTCACCGTACGATATTACCGAACATTTCTGAGCATTTGCCGGGATCGTCTCTGTACGCTGACGAGTTCGTGGCTCGTTCTTCCCCATCTTGCACTCTCTGGTTAGCGGAATCCATCGTCTTTCCAGGCGAACGTGGCGTCTTTGTGGGCACTGCCACTCCCATGGGACAAGCATTGGCGCCACCGGAAGTTCTTTTGGCAATTGTGGACGCCAATGTGAACGAATTCAGTCCGTGGCACGACATTGCTCGCTCTGAACATACTATCGCCACTGTCTTGAAAGACCAACCAAAGTACCTTTCTACCCATCGATTAGATCTTGTTATTCCAGGCTTGTCGTCGTTACTGGGATGCTCAGACGAGTTTGCGAATGTAATCCTCAGCCGGAACACCACCGATATCGGCTTGTCTATCACTAGTCCATCGGCCGGAAGCTTTTCCCACGTCTACCAGGACAGCGTGCGTGCTGCCTATGATTTGTGGGCAGGCGAAGAACTAGTATTTCCTTGTCCTGCACATACACACGGACATTTCAAGGAGGAGTTTTTACTACCGAGTGCCGCCACAAGAAACGTATTTTCCTTACAGGGGCGGGATCCACTTTGGCTCGATGAATCACAGCATTCAATTTGTATCGACAACTTAATTGACGAGCCCACCACCGCCGTTTCGCAAAATGTCGGTCGTGGCGCGTTTGCCAAACGCGGTGTCGGTGCGGGTGACGTTTTGACAACAAGTCCAGTTATTCTGGTCGACCGCTCACAGATGCAAATTATGGAGCACATTTCTGCCGATCAAAGCGACTTGCCCTCCGCAGTCTTGCAGCAAGGGGTAGAGTTCTTGGACAAGCTTCTGGGATACCAGTTATGGACGAACTACTGTTTCGGACGCCCGGAAAGTACTATTATGTTGTTCCCAACATCTCCTTTAGTTAACGCAATCCATCACAGTCCaagcaaagaagaagccaacgTGATGGTGCGTTGGAAGTCCGGTAGCCCAACAACTACTGAGCTTTTGAAACAAACGGCGCACGAAGCTTTGGCCATTCCTGCCTCAAATGATGTATTGATTGAGTATGTGGCAATACGCGACATACAACCTGGCGATGAGATTTTTTTGAATTATGGAGACGAATGGGAGGCTGCTTGGCAGCAGCATGTAGAGTCGTGGGATCCTCTAGTGAGCCATGTCATCAAACCCTTCCGTCACGAAATTGGTCTACCTAAGGGTTTCATTCCCTACACATGGTATACTGCTGATCCCGATTCAAAAGGAGACTTTCTACCCCAAGCTCTGGCGCCAGGCGAACTAGCTCCTATTCGATGGAATGATACCCAGGAAGTGGTCACACCAAATGCATATAGGTTGGGACTCGATAAAAGTGTGCGTATGGGTCTGCTCAAATATTGCGACGAGATGGGTATAACAGATGTTCTTAGGCGGGTGACTGGTGGTGGCAACAGTCTGGCAATTGATTCCAACACAATAGTCCACTTAAATGGATACAAATGGTTTCTTCAGCGGCCCAATTCAAAGTGGAACTCAAATCTGTCTTGGCTTTCCCCCTACGATCAAAACAGTCATGATGATTATCTACAAGCGCTAAGCGCTTCTAAGTTCGACGCAGTGCTTGACGCTATCGGTCGCTCATTAAACATGGATGGGCTTGTTGCGTTCCATCTCACATTTATCGCCGTGTCAAGGTCAACGAGGGGCTACCTGCACTATGATCTCCGCAATACTGGTAGGAAGATGTACAATGTCATTATTCCACTGAATCTCGCGGACGATACCGGGCCAGAACTTGACTTGCAGGATGCATCCGATGATGCTGCGATTGGTAGATACAGGTACGAATACGACGTAGCTTCTTTGACGGGCGACGACGCGTACCATGCGACGTCAGCATGCGACTATCGTAGCACAAAAGAATTCCGCATGGCAGCAACAGTATACGTCGCCGATGTTAATGAAATGAATGCGGAGTCGATTGTTGATGGCTACACGCAGTACTTTCCCCCCACGGACATGGAGCTTCTCTTGTCGTGGGCAGGCAGACACTGGAAGAAAGGGGGCGGGGCCAGCCTCCCAAAACCTCATCCGAACCACATTTTGAGTCGGTACAGGGAATAG